The Candidatus Bipolaricaulota bacterium genomic sequence GACCAAGTGGGATCCGGGAGTGGAAGTGACCATGGAGGCGTTCGACGACTATTGGGCCGGTGCTCCTAAGATTAAGCACGCTGTCATCAAGACAGTTGAGGAGTGGGGCACCCGCCGGCTGATGCTCGAGTCGGGCGATGCCGATATCGTTTACGTCCCGCGCCAGTACCTGTCCCAGGTCGAGGGAATGGACGGAGTGCGGATAATCACCGGGCTTCCCACCCTTTCCAACGCCGTCGTCTTCTTCAACTCCGGTGTGACCGAAGGTAGCAAGTACGTCGGTAGTGGTCAGCTCGACGGGAACGGGATCCCGCTTGACTTCTTTGCTGACGTCAACGTGCGCAAGGCGTTCTGCTACGCGTTCGACTACCAGACCTACATCGACGAGGCATGGCTCGGCCAGGCGATTCAGCCGACCGGTCCGATCGTGAAGGGCCTGGCATACTACCCGGAGAATTCCCCGGTCTACACCTACGACCTCGCCAAGGCAGAAGAGTACTTCAAGAAAGCCTACGATGGTCAGGTATGGGCAAAGGGGTTCAAGATGACCGCGGTGTACAACTCGGGTAACGACCAGCGGAAGACCGCACTTGAGATCCTGCGGGACAACATCGAGTCACTGAACCCGAAGTTCCACATCGACGTGGTCGGTGTGCAGTGGTCGTCGTTCCTCGACGCGTTGGTCGGCGGACAGATGCCAGTGTACATGCTCGGATGGCTGGCTGACTACCCTGACCCGCATAACTTCGTGTCGCCGTACATGAGCAGTACGGGTACGTTCATGGGGTTCCAGGGTGACGCGTTGGTCAACCTGGCAAAGGAGAAGTTCGATCCGTTAATCGAGAAGGGAATCACCCAGCTCGCCCCGGAGGATCGCCGTGCCACCTACGCTGAGCTGCAGAAGCTCGCGTACGACTACGCGATCGACATCTTCCCAGTACAGGCGACGGGTGTACACGTAGAGCGGACCTGGGTCAAGGGTTGGTACTACAACCCGATGCGCCCGGGGACCGACTTCTACTCCCTGTCGAAGTCGGAAGACTAATCCTTAACTGAACTTCAATGGGGGCGAGTGGATGATCACTCGCCCCCTCATCAAACGAGGGGAGAGGGCGGATTTAGATTATGATTGCCTACATTATCAGGCGGTTGTTTTTGCTCCCTATTGTCCTTATCGGGCTTTCTTTATTGATCTTCGGCATGATGCAGCTCCTCAGCCCGTACGATCGCTTAAGCACGTATGTACGCGATCCGGCACAATTGAAACAGGGGCCTGAGGTGCTGAAACAACTGATGGACAAGTACGGGCTGAACGATCCGATTTGGGTCCAGTACGGCCGTTGGTTGAACAACGTTATCCACGGCAATCTCGGGTACTCGGAATCGGCGAACATGGAGGTAACTAAAGCGATCATGCGATTCCTGCCCGCCACGGCGCAGCTTGCCCTGTTCGCTGCAATCCCGGTGGTTTTCGGAGGGATATGGCTTGGGATGGTGTCCGCTGTCCATCACAATGGGTTGATCGATCATACTACGCGAATAATGGCTCTGACCGGGTGGTCACTTCCTACATTCGTGATGGGGCTCCTGTTGTTGATGATATTCTATGGGTGGCTGGGGTGGTTCCCCTCGGGCGAGCTGAGCAACTGGGCCGCGCGCATCGTGGACTCACCGCAGTTCGTGCGTTACACCGGGATGAACGCAATCGACGCTATTCTCAACGGTAACCTTGCTGTGTTGGGCGATACCCTCCGGCATCTCATTCTCCCGGTGTTCACCCTCGCGTACGTCCAGTGGGCGCTCCTCTTGCGTGTTATGCGTTCCTCCATGCTTGAGACCCTGAGACAGGATTACATCACCACCGCCCGTGCCAAGGGGGTGGCGGAGCGAGTGGTGATCAAAAAGCACGCCCGGGCGAACGCCCTCCTCCCGGTGATTACGATCGCCGGAGTGATGGTCGCTGGGCTCCTCCGCGGAGTGGTGATCACAGAAACGATCTTTAACTACCACGGACTAGGATTGTTTGCCGTCCAGGCGGCGCAGCAGCTTGATTTCTCGGCGATCATCGGATTTGCCCTGTTTACTGGTATGCTGATGATCCTTACCAATTTGATCGTCGATCTCCTTTATGCGTACATCGATCCTCGGGTAAAACTGGGTTAGGGGGCGAAGGAAATGTATAACAAAGCTGAAACCGAAACGCACGGGAAACTCTTCTCGCTCGTGATGTGGTTTGTCCTGATTCCGGTGCGAATTTACCGCTCGAAGATCCTGCGCAAGCTCCTCAAGAATCCGATTTCCGTTGCCGGCTTTGCTCTTGTAATATTCTTCGCGGTGATTGCAATCCTCGCTCCAGTTCTTGCCCCTCCGGCCCGCCCGAGTCGCCCGTATCAGATCCCCCGTTCCGGTTACAGCGCTATCCCCAAGCCGCCGAGTCCGGAACATCCGTTTGGAACGACCGAGGGACAGTACGATATCTACTACGGCATCATTTGGGGGACGCGAACCGCGTTCTACGTGGGACTGGTGGTCGTAGGAGCGGCTGCTGGGATTGGAATCGTCATCGGCTCCTTCTCCGCTTATTATGGAGGCCTGATTGATGAAATTGTAATGCGAATCACTGATATATTCATGTCGTTCCCGTTCCTCGTTGCTGCAATGGTCTTGACTACGATTCTCGGGAAGGGGCTCGATAAAGTTATCGTTGCATTGATTGTATTTGGATGGATGAGCTATGCGCGCGTTATTAGAAGTGAAATACTAAGTATAAGAGAATTAGCTTACGTAGAATCCGCGCGGGCAATAGGAGCAAACGACGCACGGATAGTCCTTCGACATGTCCTTCCGAATGCCATTTATCCGATCCTCGTACAGGCGTCGATGGACATCGGTTCCATGGTGTTGACCGCAGCTGCGCTCAGCTTCCTCGGGGTCGGAGCCGAGCCCGGATATGCCGACTGGGGCCAGATGATCAGCTTTGCCCGCAACTGGATCCTTGGTGGGCAGGGTAACCCGTTGCAGTACTGGTACACCGTTATCTATCCTGGTGCCGCCATCCTGTTCTTCTGCCTGGGTTGGAACCTCCTTGGAGACGCATTGCGGGATGTGCTCGACCCACGCATGAGGGGGAGGAAGGCATAGCCGGAGCGGGGCGGAAATGCTGAGCTACATCCTGCGGCGGCTCTTGCTTGTTCCATGGGTATTGCTTGGACTTACGTTCGTCATTTTCGGTTTTCTCCAGCTGCTTGGACCTAACCAACGCTTGAGCACTTACGTGCGCGATCCGGCTCAGCTGAAACAAGGCACGGAAGTACTGCGCCAGTTGGCACACAAATACGGGCTGGACGACCCAATATGGGTCCAATACGGCCGTTGGTTGAACAACGTGCTTCATGGTAACCTCGGGTATTCCGAATCAGCGAACATGCCAGTCGATCGCGCGATACTCCGCTTCCTTCCGGCATCGACCGAGCTCGCACTGTATGCAATCCTTCCCATGATCATGGGGAGCATCTGGCTCGGCACCATTTCCGCAGTCCACCATAACGACCCGATCGATCACGCTACGCGGGTAATGGCGTTAACGGGTTGGTCTTTTCCCACCTTCGTGTTCGGACTGCTGGTTTTGATGCTTCTATACAAGTGGTTCCCAGCCGGGCGGCTGAGCATCTGGGCTGACCGGATTGTCAACAGCCCGGAGTTCATTCGGTACACCGGGATGAACACGTTCGATGCGATTCTGAACGGCAATTGGGCGGTGTTCCTCGATGCCATCCGCCATATGGTCCTTCCGGTGATCACCCTCTCTTATGTCTCCTGGGCGTTGATCCTACGGGTCATGCGCTCTTCGATGCTCGAGACCCTGAGACAGGATTACATCACCACCGCACGGGCCAAGGGGCTGCCGGAGCAAGTGGTGATCAAGAAGCACGCCCGGCGGAACGCGATGCTCCCGGTGGTCACCCTCGCTGGGCTGACGGTCGCCGGGCTGATCAACGGCGTGGTGATAGTGGAGACGATATTCAACTACCACGGGTTGGGGCTGTTCGCCGTCCGTGCCGCACAGCAGCTCGACTTCGCCGCCATCCTTGGGTTCGCTATGTTCAATGGGTTGCTCCTTGTGGTGACAAACCTGGTGATCGACATCCTGTACGCGTACCTCGATCCGCGGGTAAAGCTCCAATAACGCCCTCACTTGTTCCACGGCGCCATCAATGGGTGGCGATCGTAGTTGTATCCCCCCTGGATCTTATGCGGGGTGTCGCCGATCCCGTCGCTGTTTCTGTCCCGTCCGTGGTATTGTTTTCCCCAGAAGTTCCCTTCGCTTCCGTTGTCCCACACGTTGTAACCGGAGTCCATCACCACCGCTTCGAAGAAGTTGTTGTGGAAGATGCGGTTTCCGCCGCTCCCAAGGTACAGAGAAAGACCGGCACGGCCGCGGAACGAGTTCTCGACGATCAGGTTGGACGTAGAACTGTCCATGATCACGATCCCGCTGTTCCGACCCGAGAACTCATTCCCGATTATGGTGCTCCCGCGGCAGTGCGACATTCGGATCCCCATCCCGGTACAGTCGAGAAACCGACACTTCCGCACCCGCGCTCCGGATAGATCCTTGAGGGAGAGCCCGAGAGCATCGGCGTGGAACTCGCACCCCTCTAACGCGACATGTGGGCTGTTGATCACTTCGATTCCGACACGAGATGCGCTCTGCACCATCACATCCCTGATCAAGATGTACGCCTTGACCCCGGTGATCACGATTCCATAACCGGTTGTGCTCCCGTCGATTACCCAATCCGCGATTATGAAAGGATCGGATTCCGTCCCGCTTCCCTCGGTAATCCCGTTCGTTCGGATCAGGTCGCCGGGCGCGGAGATGGTGATCGGATCATGCTCAGTGGCCGCAAACCCGACTGCGTGTATGAGGAGCAGAGCGATCAATGTCGGGATAAAAAGCATCTGTTTCATCGTGCACCTCCTCGCTTTGTTCACGAACGATCCTAGCACTCGTACGATGCCGGAATCAAGGGGACAGATGAACTGCGCTGGGGCGTAAAGCATGTCCGCACAGTTGCGGTCGGGGTTCGTTTCATTTCGTCTTCGGAGCGGATAGGCTGCAGTGATGAAAGGGGGAATGATGAATAATCGTAATCCGCGCCGGTGGTTGTTGGTCCTGGTCGGGCTTTCCGCCATGCTGTGGGGGCTGTTCGGCTGTACCGGAGAGGCGCCGCGCGTCGCGTTGGATGCGGCGGTGACGAACGGGCAGGCGCCGCTCGAGGTGCCGTTTGACCTGTCCCATTCCGATATTCCGCCGGGGATAATCGTGCACTACACCCTCGACTTTGGCGACGGAACCCCACCAGCGACCGGGACCGACCTCGGCGTTGTCGTTCACCACACCTACGAGAACGCCGGTGTGTTCACCGCCACCCTCACGGTAACGGATGGCGAGGGGCATCAAGGGACTGATTCGATCACGATCACGGTGAGCTTCGCTCCGCCTCCGGTCGGAACGGGCGTGGGAATGACCGCTCCCGATTTCACCGCCCATA encodes the following:
- a CDS encoding ABC transporter permease — translated: MLSYILRRLLLVPWVLLGLTFVIFGFLQLLGPNQRLSTYVRDPAQLKQGTEVLRQLAHKYGLDDPIWVQYGRWLNNVLHGNLGYSESANMPVDRAILRFLPASTELALYAILPMIMGSIWLGTISAVHHNDPIDHATRVMALTGWSFPTFVFGLLVLMLLYKWFPAGRLSIWADRIVNSPEFIRYTGMNTFDAILNGNWAVFLDAIRHMVLPVITLSYVSWALILRVMRSSMLETLRQDYITTARAKGLPEQVVIKKHARRNAMLPVVTLAGLTVAGLINGVVIVETIFNYHGLGLFAVRAAQQLDFAAILGFAMFNGLLLVVTNLVIDILYAYLDPRVKLQ
- a CDS encoding ABC transporter substrate-binding protein: MKKVWLIGLVFVLVLGLMAVAAVKNPDTLVVATIGDQNTMDPAWCYDTASGEVIWNTMDNLFQYDGESTEKLLPMLATVVPTLDNGLITQAPDGTTYIDVPIRKGVKFHDGTELTPEDVEYCIERAMIFDRSGGPSWMFWEPFSGIKYGSIEDCAKDLAGVDDFSKVPPEILKKVYDEWVDPAVEVKPGNIVEFKLPKPYPPILQILTHGASWSAIYSKAWAISKGAWDGKATTWQNYHDPERENDPLYDSEMGSGPYILTKWDPGVEVTMEAFDDYWAGAPKIKHAVIKTVEEWGTRRLMLESGDADIVYVPRQYLSQVEGMDGVRIITGLPTLSNAVVFFNSGVTEGSKYVGSGQLDGNGIPLDFFADVNVRKAFCYAFDYQTYIDEAWLGQAIQPTGPIVKGLAYYPENSPVYTYDLAKAEEYFKKAYDGQVWAKGFKMTAVYNSGNDQRKTALEILRDNIESLNPKFHIDVVGVQWSSFLDALVGGQMPVYMLGWLADYPDPHNFVSPYMSSTGTFMGFQGDALVNLAKEKFDPLIEKGITQLAPEDRRATYAELQKLAYDYAIDIFPVQATGVHVERTWVKGWYYNPMRPGTDFYSLSKSED
- a CDS encoding ABC transporter permease, with protein sequence MWFVLIPVRIYRSKILRKLLKNPISVAGFALVIFFAVIAILAPVLAPPARPSRPYQIPRSGYSAIPKPPSPEHPFGTTEGQYDIYYGIIWGTRTAFYVGLVVVGAAAGIGIVIGSFSAYYGGLIDEIVMRITDIFMSFPFLVAAMVLTTILGKGLDKVIVALIVFGWMSYARVIRSEILSIRELAYVESARAIGANDARIVLRHVLPNAIYPILVQASMDIGSMVLTAAALSFLGVGAEPGYADWGQMISFARNWILGGQGNPLQYWYTVIYPGAAILFFCLGWNLLGDALRDVLDPRMRGRKA
- a CDS encoding ABC transporter permease, encoding MIAYIIRRLFLLPIVLIGLSLLIFGMMQLLSPYDRLSTYVRDPAQLKQGPEVLKQLMDKYGLNDPIWVQYGRWLNNVIHGNLGYSESANMEVTKAIMRFLPATAQLALFAAIPVVFGGIWLGMVSAVHHNGLIDHTTRIMALTGWSLPTFVMGLLLLMIFYGWLGWFPSGELSNWAARIVDSPQFVRYTGMNAIDAILNGNLAVLGDTLRHLILPVFTLAYVQWALLLRVMRSSMLETLRQDYITTARAKGVAERVVIKKHARANALLPVITIAGVMVAGLLRGVVITETIFNYHGLGLFAVQAAQQLDFSAIIGFALFTGMLMILTNLIVDLLYAYIDPRVKLG
- a CDS encoding right-handed parallel beta-helix repeat-containing protein, producing MKQMLFIPTLIALLLIHAVGFAATEHDPITISAPGDLIRTNGITEGSGTESDPFIIADWVIDGSTTGYGIVITGVKAYILIRDVMVQSASRVGIEVINSPHVALEGCEFHADALGLSLKDLSGARVRKCRFLDCTGMGIRMSHCRGSTIIGNEFSGRNSGIVIMDSSTSNLIVENSFRGRAGLSLYLGSGGNRIFHNNFFEAVVMDSGYNVWDNGSEGNFWGKQYHGRDRNSDGIGDTPHKIQGGYNYDRHPLMAPWNK
- a CDS encoding redoxin domain-containing protein; the protein is MNNRNPRRWLLVLVGLSAMLWGLFGCTGEAPRVALDAAVTNGQAPLEVPFDLSHSDIPPGIIVHYTLDFGDGTPPATGTDLGVVVHHTYENAGVFTATLTVTDGEGHQGTDSITITVSFAPPPVGTGVGMTAPDFTAHTTDGGEITLSDYRGQVVILEFWGAWCTPCKKSMPHLQDLYDQYHDQGLVVVAVSTDQDEQDTIDYLAANGYTDFISVWEPGGKHESPITKLYKVASPLVGIPRTFLIDRQGVIRYVGHPMDLDAQLIQGLL